A genomic window from Slackia heliotrinireducens DSM 20476 includes:
- the rplU gene encoding 50S ribosomal protein L21, which translates to MYAIVKTGGKQYKVAPGDILSVEKLDVATGEQVELEAICVVNDGKVELEDAAATKVVATVLEQFKGEKQLVFKFKKRKNYKKLQGHRQKLSRIKIDSIGGVAADAQ; encoded by the coding sequence ATGTACGCTATCGTAAAAACCGGTGGAAAACAGTACAAGGTTGCTCCCGGCGACATCCTTTCCGTCGAGAAGCTGGACGTTGCCACGGGCGAACAGGTCGAGCTTGAGGCCATCTGCGTCGTCAACGACGGCAAGGTCGAGCTCGAAGATGCCGCAGCAACCAAGGTTGTCGCGACTGTTCTTGAGCAGTTCAAGGGCGAGAAGCAGCTCGTCTTCAAGTTCAAGAAGCGCAAGAATTATAAGAAGCTGCAGGGTCATCGTCAGAAGTTGTCCCGCATCAAGATCGACAGCATCGGCGGCGTTGCTGCCGACGCTCAGTAA
- the rsfS gene encoding ribosome silencing factor, translating into MAQDKGLTSLEKVMIAANAADDKKATDIVIQDVRDLIGVTDYFVIITAQNNRQISAVINAIEDDEIKLAGVKPLHVEGAREGFWSLMDFGDFVVHVFQPEGRDYYRLDEVWNDAPTVPFEPKPNPNAQ; encoded by the coding sequence TTGGCTCAGGACAAAGGACTCACGTCCCTCGAAAAGGTCATGATCGCGGCCAACGCCGCCGACGACAAGAAGGCTACCGACATCGTCATTCAGGACGTCCGCGACCTCATCGGGGTTACGGACTACTTCGTTATCATCACGGCGCAGAACAACCGCCAGATCAGCGCGGTCATCAACGCCATCGAAGACGACGAGATCAAGCTGGCAGGCGTCAAGCCCCTTCATGTGGAGGGCGCCCGCGAGGGCTTCTGGTCGCTTATGGACTTCGGCGATTTCGTTGTGCACGTCTTCCAACCGGAAGGCCGCGACTATTACCGTCTGGACGAGGTGTGGAACGACGCACCCACGGTTCCCTTCGAGCCAAAACCCAATCCCAACGCCCAGTAG
- the era gene encoding GTPase Era has translation MAHTFKSGFVTLVGRPNAGKSTLINAVVGHKVAITSNTAQTTRHRFSAIVTRDDMQIIMVDTPGLHKPHDALGQELNTSAIKAMEDVDVVAMLIDCSKPIGRGDEWVAAQVNEVHAPHKILILTKADLVEPKVIEEQMKAAKRLARWDEIVVLSAKTGKNVSGFEEAVATWLPEGPKWFPDDMDTDQPLEVIVAEFIREKILRSFRDEVPHSIGVVTEDMQYERKKDLYKIYATIYVERDSQKGIIIGKGGQAIKQIGIEARKDLEQLLGCGVYLDLNVKIKKNWRRDLNQIRRFGYGEGI, from the coding sequence ATGGCACATACGTTTAAGAGCGGCTTCGTCACGTTGGTGGGACGCCCGAACGCAGGCAAGTCAACGCTGATCAACGCTGTGGTGGGCCATAAGGTGGCCATCACGTCGAACACGGCCCAGACCACCCGGCACCGTTTCAGCGCGATTGTGACGCGCGATGACATGCAGATCATCATGGTTGACACGCCGGGCTTGCACAAACCTCACGATGCGCTGGGCCAGGAGCTCAACACCTCTGCCATCAAGGCCATGGAGGACGTGGATGTCGTGGCCATGCTGATCGACTGCTCCAAACCCATCGGCCGCGGCGACGAATGGGTTGCTGCCCAGGTGAACGAGGTGCATGCGCCCCATAAGATTCTCATTCTGACCAAGGCCGACCTGGTCGAGCCCAAGGTGATCGAAGAGCAGATGAAGGCCGCCAAGAGGCTGGCTCGCTGGGATGAGATCGTTGTTCTGTCGGCCAAGACCGGCAAGAACGTATCCGGCTTCGAAGAAGCCGTGGCCACCTGGCTTCCCGAAGGCCCCAAGTGGTTCCCGGACGACATGGACACCGACCAGCCGCTGGAAGTCATCGTGGCCGAGTTCATCCGTGAGAAGATCCTGCGCAGCTTCCGCGACGAAGTGCCCCACAGCATCGGCGTGGTCACCGAGGACATGCAATACGAGCGTAAGAAGGACTTGTATAAGATCTACGCGACCATCTACGTGGAGCGTGACAGCCAGAAGGGCATCATCATCGGCAAGGGCGGCCAGGCCATCAAACAGATCGGCATCGAGGCCCGCAAGGACCTGGAGCAGCTTCTGGGCTGCGGCGTGTACCTGGACCTCAACGTGAAGATCAAGAAGAACTGGCGACGCGACCTGAACCAGATCCGCCGATTCGGATACGGCGAAGGAATCTAG
- a CDS encoding PhoH family protein yields MTNDTQITLTVPDHVDMASIVGPQDSVLHTIQKAYSARITVRGNTVTIKGDTLEVQSLATLFGDLIKVSGSGDVPTVDYVQHAIDLLRMGEFSPTALREDILLTYRGRAIRPKTAGQKRYVDAIRDNTVTFAIGPAGTGKTYLAMAMAVAALKRKEVNRVILTRPIVEAGENLGFLPGTLTEKVDPYIRPLYDALFDMTDAGAAADLLETGVIEIAPLAFMRGRTFNDSFIILDEAQNTSPEQMKMFLTRLGFNSKMVVTGDVTQVDMPGGRSGLRHARAVLEHVDDIAFCDLSGKDVVRHSLVARIVDAYEHAETTRSKKHTEGE; encoded by the coding sequence ATGACAAACGACACGCAAATCACACTCACCGTCCCGGACCATGTAGACATGGCGTCTATCGTGGGTCCGCAGGATTCGGTGCTTCACACCATCCAAAAGGCCTACTCGGCCCGCATCACGGTGCGCGGCAACACGGTCACCATCAAAGGCGACACGTTGGAGGTCCAAAGCCTTGCAACGCTGTTCGGCGACCTCATCAAAGTTTCGGGGTCGGGCGACGTGCCTACCGTGGACTACGTCCAGCATGCCATTGACCTGCTGCGTATGGGTGAGTTCAGCCCTACTGCGCTTAGGGAAGACATCCTGCTGACGTACCGCGGACGGGCCATACGTCCCAAGACGGCGGGCCAGAAACGCTACGTGGACGCAATACGCGACAACACCGTCACCTTCGCCATCGGACCTGCCGGCACGGGCAAGACCTACCTGGCCATGGCCATGGCGGTTGCGGCCCTCAAGCGTAAGGAAGTGAACCGCGTCATCCTAACGCGACCTATCGTTGAGGCCGGCGAGAACCTGGGCTTTCTGCCAGGCACCCTGACGGAGAAGGTGGACCCCTACATCCGTCCGCTTTACGACGCGCTGTTCGACATGACCGATGCGGGGGCGGCGGCCGATTTGCTGGAGACCGGCGTCATCGAGATCGCGCCTCTTGCCTTCATGCGCGGACGCACCTTCAACGACAGTTTCATCATCCTGGACGAGGCCCAAAACACCTCGCCAGAGCAGATGAAGATGTTTTTGACCCGGCTGGGGTTCAATTCGAAGATGGTCGTCACCGGCGACGTTACCCAGGTTGACATGCCCGGGGGACGATCGGGCCTGAGGCATGCCCGCGCGGTGCTCGAGCATGTCGACGACATCGCTTTCTGCGACCTTTCCGGCAAGGACGTGGTGCGCCATTCGCTGGTCGCACGCATCGTCGACGCCTATGAGCACGCCGAAACGACGCGCTCCAAGAAGCATACAGAAGGGGAGTAA
- the rpmA gene encoding 50S ribosomal protein L27: protein MAHKKGLGSSRNGRDSHAQRLGVKRYGGEYVIPGNIIVRQRGTHFHPGENVGRGKDDTLFALTEGVVEFTTSTRRTKKTRHIVNVRPVEAVEAEN from the coding sequence ATGGCACATAAAAAGGGTCTTGGCTCTTCGCGCAACGGCCGCGATTCTCACGCACAGCGACTCGGCGTCAAGCGTTACGGTGGCGAGTACGTCATCCCCGGCAACATCATCGTTCGCCAGCGCGGCACCCACTTCCATCCCGGCGAGAACGTCGGTCGTGGCAAGGACGACACCCTGTTCGCTCTGACCGAAGGTGTTGTTGAGTTCACCACCAGCACCCGCCGCACCAAGAAGACGCGTCACATCGTTAACGTCCGTCCGGTGGAAGCGGTCGAAGCCGAAAACTAA
- the obgE gene encoding GTPase ObgE — protein MFTDKVHIYLKGGDGGAGCMSFRREAHVPKGGPDGGDGGHGGNVILKADGSVSSLIEYRYKHHFKAERGTHGKGSRMHGARGEDLVLKVPIGTVVREYNEETKETGELIADLTHEGEQVVVAEGGMGGRGNIHFVTSTRRAPTFAELGEPAKEMWVELEMKLMADAALVGMPSVGKSSIIARISAARPKIADYPFTTLVPNLGVVRGDEYDFVVADVPGLIEGAHEGKGLGHEFLRHIERTAIIVHVIDMTGSYEGRDPVEDYHIINRELELYAKELADRPRIVVANKCDMPGIEGKLRELEAAVREDAIKAAGGNEYADSVAEAKVYRVSALTGMGIDSMVDALGSKVHELREAAKEAAASDVQYDQVWEHARSARDKRINVRKLSEGVFRVEGVQIERMVVQTDWENEEAMAFLQHRFDRLGLEKLLLKAGAVDGDEIRIVGRAFNFETSEHEDMFEELDI, from the coding sequence ATGTTTACTGACAAGGTGCACATCTATTTGAAAGGCGGCGATGGCGGCGCGGGCTGCATGAGCTTCCGTCGAGAAGCCCACGTGCCCAAGGGCGGTCCCGACGGCGGCGACGGCGGTCATGGCGGCAACGTCATCCTGAAGGCCGACGGTTCGGTGTCGTCCCTTATCGAATACCGCTACAAGCACCATTTCAAGGCCGAGCGCGGCACCCATGGCAAGGGCAGCCGCATGCACGGCGCCCGCGGAGAGGACCTGGTGCTCAAGGTTCCCATCGGCACGGTTGTGCGTGAATACAACGAAGAGACCAAAGAAACCGGCGAGCTGATCGCAGACCTGACCCATGAGGGCGAACAGGTCGTCGTAGCCGAAGGCGGCATGGGCGGCCGCGGCAACATTCACTTCGTCACCTCCACCCGCCGTGCGCCTACCTTCGCCGAGCTGGGCGAACCCGCAAAGGAGATGTGGGTGGAGCTGGAGATGAAGCTCATGGCCGACGCTGCCTTGGTGGGCATGCCGTCGGTTGGCAAGAGCTCCATCATCGCGCGTATCAGCGCTGCACGTCCCAAGATCGCCGACTATCCCTTCACCACGCTGGTGCCCAATCTGGGCGTCGTGCGCGGCGACGAGTACGACTTCGTCGTTGCTGACGTACCGGGCCTGATCGAAGGCGCCCACGAGGGCAAGGGCTTGGGGCATGAATTCTTGCGCCACATCGAGCGTACGGCCATCATCGTGCACGTGATAGACATGACCGGCAGCTATGAGGGCCGCGACCCGGTGGAGGATTACCACATCATCAACCGCGAGCTGGAACTGTACGCCAAGGAGCTGGCGGATAGGCCCCGCATCGTCGTGGCCAACAAGTGCGACATGCCCGGCATCGAGGGCAAACTCCGCGAACTGGAAGCCGCCGTTCGAGAGGACGCCATCAAGGCTGCCGGCGGCAACGAGTATGCCGACAGCGTGGCCGAGGCAAAGGTGTACCGCGTAAGCGCGCTTACGGGCATGGGCATCGACTCCATGGTGGACGCCCTTGGCAGCAAGGTGCACGAGTTGCGTGAAGCCGCAAAGGAGGCCGCCGCATCCGACGTGCAATACGACCAGGTGTGGGAGCACGCACGTTCTGCCCGCGACAAACGCATCAATGTGCGCAAGCTTTCCGAGGGCGTCTTCCGCGTGGAAGGCGTGCAGATCGAGCGCATGGTTGTGCAGACCGACTGGGAAAACGAAGAGGCTATGGCGTTTCTGCAACACCGATTCGACCGTCTTGGCTTGGAGAAGCTCCTGCTCAAGGCAGGGGCTGTGGACGGCGACGAGATCCGCATCGTAGGCCGCGCCTTCAATTTCGAGACATCCGAACATGAGGATATGTTTGAGGAGCTGGATATCTAA
- a CDS encoding zinc ribbon domain-containing protein, translated as MAKYYCSWCGAELEPGAHYCNECGARAPEIITVDGSRDAIDRMRGIDIVGGESIPASDTQRMDKGAISDRVVVSGGRATRYSSESGIPKSKKHIVIGVAAAACLVAALVGFYFIWADKNVDLPASGNSLDGTETTQVEAITPTENIADAPAAPSDSEVYTQLVSYYENLGIYKNRLFTCLDEFNNGFVDPSQAVREGYYANALSLLEDLQNDLDNLNAMELADDSVYVEDLENQKLLYEYMIGRIQPLVDAWALSVSYDDPTTHSEEILAELSKDYVNGENPNIALYDNLYWQAKPKQK; from the coding sequence GTGGCCAAATACTACTGCTCATGGTGCGGTGCCGAGCTGGAGCCGGGCGCGCATTACTGTAACGAATGCGGCGCACGGGCGCCTGAGATCATCACCGTGGACGGATCCCGGGATGCCATCGACCGCATGCGCGGCATCGACATCGTCGGCGGCGAATCCATTCCCGCGTCCGACACCCAGCGTATGGACAAAGGCGCCATCTCGGACCGTGTGGTCGTGTCCGGCGGTCGGGCCACGCGTTATTCCAGCGAATCCGGCATTCCCAAGAGCAAGAAACACATCGTCATCGGCGTGGCTGCCGCGGCATGTCTGGTCGCCGCCCTCGTTGGCTTCTACTTCATCTGGGCCGACAAGAACGTCGACCTGCCTGCCTCCGGCAACAGCCTGGACGGTACGGAAACCACCCAGGTCGAAGCCATCACGCCCACCGAGAACATTGCCGACGCCCCTGCCGCCCCGTCTGACAGTGAAGTGTACACCCAGCTCGTGAGCTATTACGAGAATCTGGGCATCTACAAGAACCGACTGTTCACGTGCCTGGACGAGTTCAACAACGGATTCGTGGACCCCTCGCAGGCCGTTCGAGAAGGCTATTACGCGAACGCGTTGTCGCTGTTGGAGGACTTGCAGAACGACCTGGACAACCTGAACGCCATGGAGCTTGCGGACGATTCGGTGTATGTGGAGGACCTGGAGAACCAGAAGCTTCTCTACGAGTACATGATCGGCCGCATACAGCCCTTGGTCGATGCGTGGGCCCTCAGCGTGAGCTACGACGACCCCACAACCCACAGCGAAGAGATCCTTGCCGAGCTGAGCAAAGATTACGTCAACGGCGAAAACCCCAACATCGCGCTGTACGACAACCTGTACTGGCAGGCAAAACCGAAGCAGAAGTAG
- the nadD gene encoding nicotinate-nucleotide adenylyltransferase, producing MAAICERFDTLGLEDPSRTYRLGIMGGTFDPIHMGHLSCAEEVADAFHLDGVVFMPAGDPWMKHNRRVSGAEDRFAMTRLAVADNPKFCVSRIEIDRAGETYTVDTLRIMRSHYPDNVELYFISGADAIANIASWRGAAELGALAHFVGVTRPGYSMDRAREEYLRSQEDLFDLHQLEITALAISSTDLRTKVRNGQSIRYLTPQPVVEYIQEHGLYPLED from the coding sequence GTGGCTGCGATTTGCGAACGTTTCGACACGCTGGGGTTGGAAGATCCCTCACGCACCTACCGTCTGGGCATCATGGGCGGCACCTTCGACCCCATCCATATGGGGCACCTGTCCTGCGCCGAGGAGGTGGCCGATGCCTTCCATCTGGACGGTGTGGTCTTCATGCCGGCCGGCGACCCGTGGATGAAACACAACCGCCGCGTGTCAGGAGCCGAGGACCGTTTCGCTATGACCCGTTTGGCCGTGGCCGACAATCCGAAGTTCTGCGTGAGCCGCATCGAGATCGACCGGGCGGGGGAGACCTACACGGTGGACACGCTGCGCATCATGCGCAGCCATTATCCCGACAACGTGGAGCTGTACTTCATTTCCGGAGCGGACGCCATCGCCAACATCGCGTCGTGGCGCGGCGCCGCCGAACTGGGCGCTCTGGCCCATTTCGTGGGAGTGACGCGGCCCGGCTACAGCATGGACCGAGCCCGCGAGGAGTACCTCCGCTCGCAGGAGGACCTGTTCGACCTTCATCAACTTGAAATCACGGCCCTGGCCATATCCTCGACGGATCTGCGCACCAAGGTGCGCAACGGTCAGTCCATCCGCTACCTCACGCCGCAGCCGGTGGTGGAATACATACAAGAGCACGGATTGTATCCGTTGGAAGATTAG
- the proB gene encoding glutamate 5-kinase — MEEAKQKVAVIKIGSSTLTTADGQADQMFLADLAHQVWRMRNKGWGVVIVSSGAIPCGLRTMGLPIKRPKDMPTVQAAASVGTRVLLAAYDQAFSPYSILTSLVLLTRRDTADRNAYLHARDTFLRLIELGVVPIVNENDTVSVEQIKFGDNDTLAALVACLIGADRVVIMSDIDGLYTANPQTNPDAEIIRVVDRITPEIMQGASGAGSSVGSGGMVTKLTSARVLGAAGISLVICHGRAEEVIVRSLEDEPRIGTLFSAHEPRHEITPRKLWIALGNSTKARITVDRGAAAALLGHGKSLLAAGIKHVDNDFDEGDVLDVIDMDGFVIARGLAKCSSEGLNKDSGVVIHRDELMVFE, encoded by the coding sequence ATGGAGGAAGCGAAGCAGAAGGTCGCCGTCATCAAGATCGGTTCGTCCACGCTGACGACCGCAGACGGTCAAGCCGACCAGATGTTCCTGGCGGACCTTGCGCATCAGGTCTGGCGTATGCGCAACAAGGGATGGGGCGTGGTCATCGTAAGCTCCGGCGCCATTCCGTGCGGGCTTCGCACCATGGGCCTGCCCATCAAGCGACCGAAAGACATGCCGACGGTCCAGGCTGCGGCAAGCGTCGGCACCCGCGTACTGCTGGCCGCGTATGACCAAGCGTTTTCGCCCTACAGCATCCTCACATCGCTGGTCCTGCTCACGCGCCGCGACACGGCAGACCGCAACGCCTACCTGCACGCCCGCGATACCTTCCTGAGGCTTATCGAGCTGGGCGTGGTGCCCATCGTCAACGAGAACGACACGGTGTCCGTCGAACAGATCAAGTTCGGCGACAACGATACGCTGGCGGCACTGGTCGCCTGCCTGATCGGCGCCGACCGTGTGGTCATCATGTCCGACATCGACGGCCTGTACACGGCTAATCCTCAGACCAACCCCGATGCCGAAATCATCCGCGTAGTGGACCGCATCACCCCCGAAATCATGCAGGGTGCCTCTGGCGCCGGCAGCAGCGTGGGATCGGGCGGTATGGTGACCAAGCTCACTTCGGCACGCGTGCTGGGTGCAGCGGGCATCTCGCTGGTCATCTGCCACGGCCGCGCCGAGGAGGTCATCGTACGCAGCCTTGAGGACGAGCCTCGGATCGGCACCCTGTTTTCGGCCCACGAGCCCCGTCACGAAATCACGCCGCGCAAGCTGTGGATTGCCCTGGGCAACTCCACCAAGGCCCGCATAACGGTGGACAGGGGCGCCGCTGCAGCCCTGCTTGGGCACGGCAAATCGCTGCTGGCGGCCGGGATCAAGCACGTGGACAACGACTTCGACGAGGGCGACGTGCTGGATGTGATCGACATGGACGGCTTCGTTATCGCCCGCGGTCTGGCCAAGTGCTCGTCCGAGGGTCTGAACAAGGATTCGGGCGTGGTCATCCACCGCGACGAGCTGATGGTGTTCGAGTAA
- the polA gene encoding DNA polymerase I produces MPKKIAVIDGNSLMYRAYHAVPPTMNAPDGTPTNAVFGFIAMFLKLYEMAKPDAVICAFDAGKPEFRMKALETYKAQRPPMDDELRVQFPVIESLLEAMSVPVVRLKGWEGDDILGTIAARDEELGYETLLITGDKDAYQLVTDLTRVVTTKKGITDVAIYGPAEVEERYGVTPEQFPDFLGLKGDSADNIPGVPGIGDKTAAKLLQNYGTMDGIYENLDKLKGKQLENLTNNRDVAFISREVATIVRDVDLEVDLEAAAFPAFDAQAVTDAFHAVRFNSHLQKMLGLAGQEAPVTAAAAIELPKADVLTGAEAAEGLAAAIDAGQMIALEFVVPDQASLFDDFKTMFAGTAEAVFKFTDEEVAPAFGRVVREARFCALDVKKTLQEGYPADTAKDAELTADDVRHADYFDIGLAAYLLNSNTDVFAYDALADTYLASSLPETKDDDAAAAVHVLVAPRLVNALREALDKDGSADVYYKIDLPLVSTLTLMERVGAQLDVDALAAMGSATRGEIDSLRAHIHELAGEEFNVDSPKQLGVILFDKLGLPHGKKTRTGYSTNAATLKKLQSIHPIADEVLRYRELAKMSSTYIDALPRMRADDGRVHTHFNQTVTTTGRLSSSDPNLQNIPVRTDFGRRIRECFVPLHEGDVFVSADYSQIELRLLAHLSGDEHLVDAFCSGADFHAATAARVFDVPVDEVTPQLRSRAKAVNFGIVYGQQAFGLAQSLDIGFKEAQDMIDRYFEAYPGVRSYLDKTVEDAKQTGYAVTMFGRKRHIPELKMRNAVQRGFGERTAMNHPMQGSAADIIKLAMNEVQRRLIEDGFESQLMLQVHDELDLSVPADELERLSDMVREVMSTIVELKVPLLVDVSSGPNWAAAH; encoded by the coding sequence ATGCCCAAGAAAATAGCCGTCATCGACGGAAACTCGCTCATGTACCGCGCCTACCACGCGGTTCCGCCGACCATGAACGCGCCTGACGGCACGCCTACCAACGCGGTGTTCGGATTCATCGCCATGTTCCTGAAGCTCTACGAGATGGCCAAGCCCGACGCGGTCATCTGCGCGTTCGACGCCGGCAAGCCCGAGTTCCGCATGAAGGCCCTTGAAACATACAAGGCGCAGCGTCCGCCGATGGATGACGAGCTGCGCGTGCAGTTCCCGGTCATCGAAAGCCTGCTTGAGGCCATGAGCGTGCCGGTGGTCCGCCTGAAGGGTTGGGAAGGCGACGACATCCTTGGCACCATCGCCGCCCGCGACGAGGAGCTGGGGTATGAAACGCTGTTGATCACCGGCGACAAAGACGCGTATCAGCTGGTGACCGACCTGACGCGCGTCGTCACCACCAAGAAGGGCATTACCGACGTGGCCATCTACGGCCCCGCCGAGGTGGAGGAGCGCTACGGCGTGACTCCCGAGCAGTTCCCCGATTTTCTGGGGCTGAAGGGCGACTCCGCCGACAACATCCCCGGCGTGCCGGGCATCGGCGACAAGACCGCGGCCAAGCTGCTGCAGAACTACGGCACCATGGACGGCATCTACGAGAATCTGGACAAGCTCAAGGGCAAGCAGCTCGAGAACCTGACCAACAACCGCGACGTGGCGTTCATCAGCCGCGAGGTGGCTACCATCGTGCGTGACGTGGACCTGGAGGTCGACCTGGAAGCGGCGGCGTTTCCGGCATTCGACGCGCAGGCCGTAACCGATGCGTTCCACGCGGTGCGGTTCAATTCCCACCTGCAGAAGATGCTGGGGCTGGCGGGGCAGGAGGCGCCGGTAACCGCTGCCGCCGCAATCGAGTTGCCGAAAGCGGACGTGCTTACGGGAGCCGAAGCCGCCGAAGGGCTGGCTGCGGCCATCGACGCCGGCCAGATGATCGCGCTCGAATTCGTCGTGCCCGACCAGGCCAGCCTGTTCGACGACTTCAAAACGATGTTCGCCGGCACGGCCGAAGCCGTGTTCAAGTTTACCGACGAGGAAGTGGCGCCTGCCTTCGGCAGGGTGGTCCGCGAAGCGCGGTTCTGCGCGTTGGACGTGAAGAAGACCCTGCAGGAAGGCTATCCGGCCGACACCGCGAAGGATGCCGAACTGACCGCGGACGACGTTCGCCATGCGGACTACTTCGACATCGGCCTTGCCGCCTACCTTCTGAATTCCAACACCGACGTCTTTGCCTACGATGCGCTGGCTGACACATACCTTGCATCGTCCTTGCCCGAGACCAAGGACGACGACGCGGCGGCGGCCGTCCACGTTCTGGTTGCGCCCCGCTTGGTGAATGCGCTGCGCGAAGCTCTCGACAAAGACGGCTCTGCGGACGTGTATTACAAGATCGACCTGCCGTTGGTTTCCACGTTGACGCTTATGGAACGTGTGGGCGCGCAGCTTGACGTGGACGCCCTGGCCGCTATGGGGTCTGCCACCCGCGGTGAGATAGACTCGCTGCGCGCGCATATCCACGAGCTGGCAGGGGAGGAATTCAACGTGGATTCCCCCAAGCAGCTGGGCGTCATCCTGTTCGACAAGCTGGGACTCCCCCACGGCAAGAAGACGCGCACGGGGTATTCCACCAATGCCGCCACGCTCAAGAAGCTGCAGTCCATCCACCCCATAGCCGACGAGGTGCTGCGCTACCGCGAGCTGGCCAAGATGTCTTCTACCTATATTGATGCGTTGCCGCGCATGCGCGCCGACGACGGGCGCGTGCACACGCATTTCAACCAGACGGTGACCACCACCGGCCGGTTGAGCTCCAGCGACCCGAACCTGCAGAACATTCCCGTCCGCACCGATTTCGGGCGCCGCATCCGCGAGTGCTTCGTGCCGCTGCACGAAGGAGACGTGTTCGTGTCGGCGGACTATTCCCAAATCGAGCTCAGGCTGCTGGCGCACCTGTCCGGCGACGAGCATCTGGTGGACGCGTTCTGCTCCGGCGCCGATTTCCATGCTGCCACGGCGGCTCGCGTGTTCGACGTTCCGGTGGACGAGGTCACGCCGCAGCTGCGCAGCCGCGCAAAGGCCGTTAACTTCGGCATCGTCTACGGACAGCAGGCGTTTGGTCTGGCCCAGAGCCTGGACATCGGGTTCAAAGAGGCCCAGGACATGATCGACCGCTACTTCGAGGCGTATCCCGGCGTCCGCTCCTATCTGGACAAGACCGTGGAAGACGCCAAGCAGACGGGGTACGCCGTCACCATGTTCGGACGAAAGCGCCACATCCCCGAGCTGAAGATGCGCAACGCCGTGCAGCGAGGGTTCGGTGAACGCACGGCCATGAACCACCCCATGCAAGGCTCGGCGGCCGACATCATCAAGCTGGCCATGAACGAGGTCCAACGCCGCCTGATCGAGGACGGCTTCGAATCGCAGCTCATGCTGCAGGTGCACGACGAACTGGACCTGAGCGTGCCTGCCGATGAGCTGGAACGCCTGAGCGACATGGTGCGAGAGGTCATGTCGACCATCGTCGAGCTCAAAGTGCCGCTGCTGGTGGATGTGTCGTCCGGTCCCAACTGGGCAGCCGCGCACTAG
- the yqeK gene encoding bis(5'-nucleosyl)-tetraphosphatase (symmetrical) YqeK has protein sequence MVDVNRFDEMRERLKARVKPTRYTHSLGVSQTAEQLARIYGVDESEAAVAGLLHDWDKALSKKEVREKAKRLCPEVPKEVRKNAVGVLHSFTAGASLRDEFPELSDAVLQAIYRHTCGDPDMTDLDMVIYVADMIEPGRDFEGVEDLRAAVGEVDLDELYYLTYQQSLLYLVRSGKTVFPGSLGTWNALVLRREASLAERVQDATASAEVAENTL, from the coding sequence ATGGTCGACGTGAACCGATTCGACGAAATGCGCGAGCGTCTGAAGGCCCGCGTGAAACCGACCCGTTACACGCATTCTCTGGGCGTTTCTCAGACTGCAGAGCAGCTTGCCCGCATCTACGGCGTGGACGAGTCGGAAGCAGCCGTTGCGGGGCTTCTGCACGACTGGGACAAGGCCTTGTCCAAAAAGGAAGTCCGCGAGAAGGCGAAGCGCCTGTGCCCCGAGGTTCCCAAAGAGGTGCGGAAAAACGCCGTGGGCGTGCTGCATTCCTTTACGGCGGGAGCCAGCCTGCGCGACGAGTTCCCGGAGCTCTCCGATGCGGTGCTGCAGGCAATCTACCGCCACACCTGCGGAGATCCCGATATGACCGATCTGGATATGGTCATCTACGTGGCCGACATGATCGAGCCGGGCCGTGACTTCGAAGGCGTCGAGGACCTGCGTGCAGCCGTGGGCGAAGTGGACCTGGACGAGCTGTATTACCTGACGTACCAGCAGTCCCTCCTGTACCTGGTACGCTCTGGCAAGACGGTGTTTCCAGGGTCGCTTGGCACGTGGAATGCGTTGGTGCTGAGGCGCGAAGCGTCGCTGGCCGAACGCGTCCAAGACGCGACCGCTTCTGCTGAGGTTGCGGAAAACACCTTGTAA